In Silene latifolia isolate original U9 population chromosome 3, ASM4854445v1, whole genome shotgun sequence, a single window of DNA contains:
- the LOC141649216 gene encoding uncharacterized protein LOC141649216 — translation MIISSWNIRGFNKPLKHLEVIYFLKNSHIDILGLLETRVRKHKASKILKNKFGRYKSFTNYNSHSNGRIWLLWNPITTSISILEEQAQVVHCKVTHLISGRTFLLSVVYGFNNAGPRHHLWQSLSSFANLGGPWVTMGDFNVVRHFHEKISSTPPVLSELNDFNSCLLTCGLDDLPGTGAEFTWFNKHDASSRVYSKLDRVLVNSEWIQCFTQNLAKFEPPGGLDHCPALLTFHDDPLPPKRFIFRIFGLPILTLFPLFLKLGLGLFLVTLCLD, via the coding sequence ATGATCATCTCTTCATGGAATATCAGAGGGTTTAACAAGCCCCTCAAGCACCTAGAGGTTATTTATTTTCTTAAGAATTCTCATATTGATATTTTGGGTCTCCTGGAAACTCGAGTTAGGAAACATAAggcctccaaaattttgaaaaataagtTTGGAAGGTACAAAAGTTTTACAAATTATAATTCCCATTCCAATGGGAGAATTTGGTTGCTTTGGAATCCTATCACTACTTCTATCTCCATTCTTGAAGAGCAGGCTCAAGTGGTTCACTGTAAAGTGACCCATCTTATCTCTGGAAGAACCTTTTTACTTTCTGTTGTGTATGGCTTTAATAATGCTGGTCCTAGACACCATCTCTGGCAATCCCTTTCTAGCTTTGCCAACCTGGGTGGCCCTTGGGTGACTATGGGAGATTTTAATGTTGTTAGGCATTTCCATGAAAAAATTAGTAGCACTCCTCCTGTTCTTTCTGAATTGAATGATTTTAATTCCTGTCTCCTAACTTGTGGACTTGATGATCTTCCTGGAACTGGTGCTGAGTTTACTTGGTTTAATAAGCATGATGCCTCCTCTAGAGTTTACTCTAAACTTGATAGGGTTTTAGTAAATTCTGAATGGATTCAGTGCTTTACTCAAAACCTCGCTAAATTTGAACCTCCCGGGGGTCTCGATCATTGTCCTGCTCTCTTGACTTTTCATGATGATCCTTTGCCTCCTAAGCGTTTTATTTTTCGAATCTTTGGTCTTCCCATCCTGACTTTATTCCCATTGTTTCTGAAGCTTGGACTGGGTCTGTTTCTGGTAACTCTATGTTTAGACTAA